A stretch of the Chelonoidis abingdonii isolate Lonesome George chromosome 11, CheloAbing_2.0, whole genome shotgun sequence genome encodes the following:
- the PRICKLE3 gene encoding LOW QUALITY PROTEIN: prickle planar cell polarity protein 3 (The sequence of the model RefSeq protein was modified relative to this genomic sequence to represent the inferred CDS: inserted 2 bases in 1 codon; deleted 1 base in 1 codon; substituted 1 base at 1 genomic stop codon): protein MAEPPEDADPDRGQPCHACGDQCPGFLVHGWRKICQHCKCPREEHAVRAVPIDLERMMCRLISDFQRHSISDDDSGCASEDYAWVPPGLKPEQVYQFFSCLPEDKVPYVNSPGERYRIRQLLHQLPPHDSEAQYCSPLEEEEKKELKLFSQQRKRENLGRGTVRLFPVTITGAICEQCGKQIRGGDIAVFASRAGHGACWHPQCFQCTTCQELLVDLIYFYQEGKVYCGRHHAEHLKPRCQACDEIIFADECTEAEGRHWHMRHFCCFECEEALGGQRYVMRQSRPYCCRCYQALYAEYCDACGEPIGINQGQMTYEGQHWHATNTCFCCTRCRQPLLGKPFLPKGGQIFCSRGCSLGGDEASASDSCDSASRPPGGRGPPPHPPLARSSPSLTXPCPARRGPAGRRSXAGPRSEGGVELAGCTSRGTSPAGTLEEEAGLGSLLHRGVHPRHSMTELGLACKGSDWTSSSTSKLSVSPRLSQGLPLKGGGAAVGEGGFPRGATPRVSFREPLVAGKPGGARSAQLNRRRPRARPCSSFDNALHLAGEGEPEGGLPPEEQGQGQQRLVYSASEGAFPASHRCRYLRGRGGPWHDSSSSSSSDSEEEGYFLGEPIPVPPHLRGGASSPPTTEAGPPRQGGGKRRQGLRAARDRSCVVA, encoded by the exons ATGGCTGAG CCACCCGAAGATGCTGACCCCGACCGGGGGCAGCCATGCCACGCGTGTGGGGACCAGTGTCCAGGCTTCCTGGTGCACGGATGGAG gaagaTCTGCCAGCACTGCAAGTGCCCTCGGGAGGAGCACGCAGTGCGGGCGGTGCCCATCGACCTGGAGCGCATGATGTGCCGGCTCATCTCGGATTTCCAGCGCCACTCCATCTCTGACGACGACTCGGGCTGCGCCTCCGAGGACTAcgcctgggtgccccctggccTTAAGCCGGAGCAG gtgtATCAGTTCTTCAGCTGCCTCCCTGAGGACAAGGTGCCCTATGTGAACAGTCCCGGGGAGCGGTACCGGATCCGCCAGCTCCTGCACCAACTGCCCCCCCACGACAGCGAG GCTCAGTACTGCAGCcctctggaggaggaagagaagaaggagcTGAAGCTTTTCTCCCAGCAGCGGAAGCGGGAGAATCTCGGGCGGGGGACGGTCCGGCTGTTCCCGGTCACCATTACTGGTGCCATCTGTGAGCAG TGCGGGAAGCAGATCCGTGGCGGGGACATCGCGGTCTTTGCCAGCCGGGCGGGGCATGGGGCCTGCTGGCACCCCCAATGCTTCCAGTGCACCACCTGCCAGGAGCTGCTCGTGGATCTCATCTACTTCTACCAGGAGGGGAAGGTCTACTGCGGGCGGCATCATGCCGAGCACCTCAAACCCCGCTGCCAGGCCTGTGACgag atcaTCTTTGCCGACGAGTGCACGGAGGCCGAGGGCCGTCACTGGCACATGCGCCATTTCTGCTGCTTCGAGTGCGAGGAGGCGCTGGGCGGGCAGCGTTACGTCATGCGCCAGAGCCGCCCCTACTGCTGCCGCTGCTACCAGGCCCTCTACGCCGAGTACTGTGACGCCTGCGGGGAGCCCATCG GCATCAACCAGGGCCAGATGACGTACGAGGGCCAGCACTGGCACGCCACCAACACCTGCTTCTGCTGCACCCGCTGCCGGCAGCCGCTGCTGGGCAAACCCTTCCTGCCCAAGGGGGGACAGATCTTCTGCTCccggggctgcagcctgggagggGATGAGGCCAGCGCCTCAGACTCCTGCGACTCGGCCTCCCGGCCACCAGGTGGGCGCGggccccccccgcacccccctcTGGCCCGCTCATCTCCTTCGCTGAC GCCCTGCCCGGCCCGGCGTGGCCCGGCTGGGCGCCGCAGCTGAGCGGGACCCCGGAGCGAGGGAGGAGTTGAGCTGGCTGGATGCACCTCGCGGGGCACCTCCCCTGCCGGGACCCTGGAGGAGGAGG CCGGTTTGGGGTCTTTGCTCCACCGTGGTGTGCACCCCCGACACTCCATG ACCGAGCTGGGCCTAGCCTGCAAGGGGTCCGACTGGACCAGCAGCTCCACCTCCAAGCTCTCGGTCTCCCCCCGGCTCAGCCAGGGCCTCCCCCTGAAGGGTGGGGGCgcggcagtgggggaagggggcttcCCCCGGGGTGCCACCCCCCGGGTGAGCTTCCGGGAGCCCCTGGTGGCGGGCAAGCCGGGGGGGGCCCGCAGCGCCCAGCTGAATCGGCGCCGGCCCCGCGCCCGGCCCTGCTCCTCCTTCGACAATGCCCTGCACCTGGCGGGCGAGGGGGAGCCCGAGGGGGGCCTCCCCCCGGAGGAAcagggccaggggcagcagcGCTTGGTCTACTCGGCCTCTGAGGGGGCCTTccccgccagccaccggtgccgCTACCTCCGGGGCCGTGGTGGCCCCTGGCacgactcctcctcctcctcttcctcggaCTCAGAGGAGGAAGGCTACTTCCTTGGGGAGCCCATCCCTGTGCCTCCCCACCTGCGGGGTGGGGCCAGCTCCCCTCCGACCACTGAGGCGGGACCTCCCCGGCAGGGAGGGGGCAAACGGCGCCAGGGGCTGCGGGCGGCTCGGGACAGGAGCTGTGTGGTGGCCTGA
- the PLP2 gene encoding proteolipid protein 2 yields MDSSSGTPGCMGQCTSFLRSHKGTVLALEIGLCIVILICYGASRTPGYTGVAIFEMVFSIVFFIIYMLGLNKQLAVVHWGWSDFVRALIGALLFLITSIIVVIGHRDGPGIAAGVFGLLAGILFAYDAYITFPTLRKTHTAAPTESPEGVIQV; encoded by the exons ATGGACTCCTCTAGCGGCACCCCAGGGTGCATGGGGCAATGCACCAGCTTCCTCCGCTCTCACAAGGGCACCGTCCTGGCGCTGGAGATT GGCCTCTGTATTGTTATCCTGATCTGCTATGGTGCTTCTCGGACCCCTGGTTATACGGGTGTGGCCATCTTCGAGATGGTGTTTTCAATCGTCTTCTTCATCATCTATATGCTAGGATTAAACAAGCAGCTGGCTGTTGTCCACTGGGGCTGGAGC GATTTTGTCCGCGCTCTCATTGGTGCTCTGCTCTTCCTCATCACCTCCATCATCGTCGTCATTGGCCACAGGGACGGACCTGGGATCGCAGCTGGG GTCTTTGGGCTCCTGGCGGGCATCCTGTTTGCATACGATGCCTATATTACATTCCCCACCCTTCGGAAAACCCACACAGCTGCCCCCACTG AATCCCCGGAGGGGGTTATTCAGGTCTGA